A single genomic interval of Pochonia chlamydosporia 170 chromosome 7, whole genome shotgun sequence harbors:
- a CDS encoding signal transducer (similar to Metarhizium acridum CQMa 102 XP_007813029.1) has translation MDTESKPSDRDTSQLSDPPSDLDSSDSDSPALQTEWLATTRKRRSTAGNRMKSVLANEEPDSDLELLFAEDENDQGFSDLDDDGSDVHMDSSSDDEDENNANDDNLEGEKELERQAKEKRAAQRKRKAQEAIPAKFRKKVRIDPTTRASVPPPAPRPKKKSERASWLPSPADLPTRASSRKTTRISKEQLHQQMAEREARRLKQLAQMEKKAARLEALKKPPMTQEERLAEAAVVEKRNSKSLNRWEEAEKQREEERMAKLAALNQRTLKGPVITFWSGKGQWDDIELRLLRQYVTEVEEKPKKKREKIDKSAKAKGKEKEKNNEKAASKEILKETDLDKSQGAAKTQNQSSEAAKIGEDVADKAPTLINSENRATDDNAMSKADVTYELADANAEPSTADQVTASTETKQIAATDDTSTNSGLTTSKPVDEPTRDTTEATTGADLNASDTPPTVEDTTKPSGESPTTLTIVPKDEKDADVAMSQSKPSASMAIPASPSAAIVPPSHPPSGLAAPPPPPPASPLATQAGLSRPPEARPSSVLAAPVLAPPPGIDMNRSSPVDAPKSNVLAPPNTLQSAITPPSIQPVEQPRVANPSVSSASMTTVPMEVDAKPTIPVDAHLQAVQNETAPTSKSGSPRESEAPATTEPPRDLNATRNGIIYQNFDGNAIRDKTVQTQILFGRKMTKLAKPAPAPICVITNNPARYRDPKTNLPFYNMHAYKEIQRLNNGDYQWSRILGAWVGNTKQAARGVPERFLNPGNGKPKASAAPGDSKVKQEEKSDETEIDTSNSASGTDVTIKTDAPQAQEQHAQPAKQVAAQ, from the exons ATGGATACAGAATCCAAACCCTCTGACAGGGACACGTCGCAGCTGTCGGATCCTCCCAGCGACCTCGATAGCTCCGACAGCGACTCCCCAGCCCTTCAGACGGAATGGCTCGCAACGACGCGAAAACGCCGATCTACGGCTGGAAATCGCATGAAGTCGGTGCTTGCTAATGAAGAACCCGATTCAGACCTCGAGCTTCTATTTGCCGAAGACGAAAACGACCAAGGCTTCTCGGaccttgacgacgatggctccGACGTGCACATGGACTCCTCgtccgacgacgaagatgaaaaCAACGCCAACGACGATAATTTAGAAGGCGAAAAAGAGCTGGAGCgtcaagcaaaagaaaagcGCGCCGCTCAGCGCAAACGAAAAGCCCAAGAAGCTATTCCAGCCAAATTCAGGAAGAAGGTTCGCATCGATCCCACGACAAGGGCATCTGTCCCACCCCCCGCGCCACGTCCCAAGAAAAAGTCGGAACGAGCATCATGGCTACCATCTCCCGCCGATCTTCCCACGCGAGCCTCATCTCGAAAGACGACTCGTATATCCAAGGAGCAGTTGCATCAGCAAATGGCCGAGCGTGAAGCGAGGAGGCTCAAGCAGCTAGCTCAGATGGAGAAAAAGGCCGCCCGGTTAGAGGCATTGAAGAAGCCACCCATGACACAGGAGGAGAGGCTGGCCGAGGCTGCCGTTGTAGAGAAGCGCAACAGCAAGAGTCTTAATCGCTGGGAGGAGGCAGAAAAGCAGCGCGAGGAAGAGCGCATGGCGAAGCTCGCTGCCCTGAACCAGCGTACCCTCAAAGGGCCAGTCATTACATTTTGGAGTGGAAAGGGTCAGTGGGACGACATTGAGTTGCGGTTGCTGCGCCAGTACGTGACTGAAGTTGAGGAGAAGCCCAAAAAGAAGCGAGAGAAAATAGACAAAAGCGCCAAAGCAAAGGgcaaggaaaaggaaaagaacaACGAAAAGGCTGCAAGTAAAGAAATATTGAAAGAGACAGACCTTGACAAGTCCCAAGGCGCTGCCAAAACCCAGAATCAAAGCTCAGAGGCCGCCAAGATTGGCGAGGATGTTGCAGACAAGGCTCCAACACTGATCAATAGCGAGAACAGGGCAACCGACGACAATGCGATGAGCAAAGCAGACGTCACTTATGAGTTGGCAGATGCCAACGCAGAGCCTAGCACGGCGGACCAGGTGACGGCCTCTacagaaacaaaacaaaTCGCTGCTACAGACGACACCTCAACGAATTCAGGTTTAACTACAAGCAAACCAGTCGACGAACCTACAAGAGATACCACTGAGGCTACAACAGGGGCAGACCTGAACGCGTCCGATACACCTCCTACCGTTGAAGATACAACCAAACCATCCGGGGAGTCACCCACAACCCTGACTATTGTCCCCAAGGACGAGAAAGATGCAGATGTGGCGATGTCGCAGTCGAAACCATCTGCATCCATGGCAATTCCTGCATCCCCTTCGGCAGCCATAGTGCctccttcacatcctccCAGTGGACTTGctgctcctccacctcctccgccggcGAGCCCCTTGGCCACACAAGCTGGCCTCTCTCGACCTCCCGAAGCCAGGCCATCAAGTGTTCTGGCTGCACCCGTTCTTGCTCCACCTCCAGGAATCGACATGAACAGATCTTCGCCTGTAGATGCTCCCAAGTCGAATGTATTAGCACCACCCAATACCCTCCAATCCGCGATCACACCGCCATCTATTCAGCCGGTAGAGCAACCCCGAGTGGCAAACCCATCAGTGTCATCAGCATCCATGACCACAGTTCCCATGGAAGTTGACGCCAAGCCCACTATTCCAGTCGATGCCCACCTTCAGGCTGTTCAGAACGAGACAGCGCCTACAAGCAAATCTGGAAGTCCTAGAGAGTCAGaggcaccagcaacaaccgAGCCGCCTCGCGATCTGAACGCAACTCGGAATGGCATCATATATCAAAATTTCGACGGAAATGCCATACGGGACAAAACCGTTCAAACACAGATTCTCTTTGGTCGCAAAATGACAAAACTTGCCA AACCTGCTCCAGCGCCAATCTgcgtcatcaccaacaacccaGCACGATATCGGGATCCGAAAACCAACCTCCCATTCTACAACATGCACGCATACAAAGAGATCCAGCGTCTCAACAATGGCGATTACCAATGGAGTCGTATCCTCGGAGCCTGGGTGGGCAACACGAAGCAAGCAGCGCGTGGCGTTCCAGAACGTTTCCTCAACCCCGGTAATGGCAAACCAAAGGCATCCGCGGCGCCAGGGGACTCTAAAGTCAAGCAGGAAGAAAAGTCGGACGAGACCGAGATAGATACGTCCAACTCGGCCAGTGGCACTGACGTCACTATAAAGACTGATGCACCTCAAGCTCAGGAGCAACATGCACAGCCTGCAAAACAAGTGGCAGCGCAGTAG